The Desulfosoma sp. genomic interval GGACCGCCTTGGAGGGGACATGGATCTTTCGTGGGAAGTTCTTTTGGACTTCGTGGCGGAGCTTCCCCAACGTCTCGAAGAAATCGAGAAGGCTGTAGATGACGGGGACATGGCCGTCACCAAACGACTGGCTCATAGCCTCAAAGGGGCTGCTGCCAATATCTCGGCCCATCGCCTCCGTGAAGCGGCGCTGGTGCTGGAACAGGCGGCAGCCCGAGAAAACCCCGGGGATCTCAAACCTCTGGTAGCCGTGCTCAAAGAACAGGCGGATCGATTGACCGTGGCGGTGCATGACGTGGGCGGTCCACCGGAGGCTGTAAGCTTTTAAATGGGGAAAGGGAAGGTCATGAGGATTTTGGTGGCTGACGACGATTCCACGACACGCAAAATGGTCGCCGCTATGTTGACCAAATGGGGCTATCATGTGGTGGCGGTCAACTCCGGAGATGCCGCATGGGATGTTCTTAAGAACGAGGATGCTCCTAGGCTGGCTGTTTTGGATTGGGTCATGCCCGGCATGGATGGAGTGGATATTTGCCGCAAAGTGCGTGAAACGGTGCCCAAGGACCGCTACCTCTACCTGATCCTTTTGACGGCCAAAACAAGCCGCCAGGAAATCATTTCCGGACTGGAAGCCGGCGCCGACGACTACATGATCAAGCCTTTTGATCCCAGTGAACTTCAAGTGCGTGTGGGTATCGGGCGACGCATCATTTCGCTCCAGGAAGAACTGGTTGCTGCTCGAGAGGCTTTACGCTTTCAAGCCACACGTGATCCCTTGACGGGAATTTACAACCGGCGAGCGGCCTATCAAAGACTGTTGGAAGAGCTGGAAAGAGCGGGTCGCGACAACAAACCCGTCAGTGTGCTCATGGTGGATCTGGACCACTTCAAAAAAATTAACGACACTTATGGACATCTTGTGGGAGATCAGGTCCTCAAGGAAACGGTGGCTCGAATTCAGAGTGTGATCCGGTCCTATGACGTGGTGGGAAGATTTGGAGGGGAAGAATTTATGGTGGTTCTTCCCAATGCCGATACGGACATTGCTGTGAGGGTGGGCGAAAGGATTCGCGCAGCGGTTTCTTCTCGACCCATCGTTGCAAACGATCAGATTTCCATCTCGGTGACCCTTAGCGCGGGGGTGGCTTCCCTTGGTGTTTCCGGTGCTTCCGCCGATGCCCTTATTCAATCCGCTGACGAAGCTCTCTACCTTGCCAAACGCACGGGACGAAACCGCGTCTGTAGCGCCGGCGACCCGTTCGCGGCCGTGTGTGCTTAGAGGCATGTCCTAGTCCGTGTTTTTATCCGGAAGGACAGGTGTCCCGCCCGCACTACGACCCGAGCGGAACAGAGAGCCCTGCCGCCGGGGGGACAATCGCCTTTCCTTGATTTGCCCCTATTTTAGGGGGTGTGTGCGTTGTTTACGAAAAATTGTGCAGCGGACACATCGGTGCGCCCCTACACTAATAGGCTGCATCGGTTCGCCCCCATGAGAGCCGGTGTCGGTAAGCCATGACTATAGGCCGTAAGACTTCGCCCCGTGGATCGGTAAGGGGATGTCGAGCGGCCCGTAAGGTTTGGTGAGATGCGTCGATACGCCCTTTTAAGGGGGTAAGGGAGCGTGTCCGAAAACAAGAAAGACTGCTGCATCCAGTGCCGTATTGTAGGAGCGAGACACCGCTTCGCCCCTACAAACCTGAGAATACCTCTTTTGCTGGGGGCCAACCTCCGAACCGGCCTTTATGAGGGCGGCCTCCGGCGCTCCTAGAAAAGGGCGCGCTGCGCCGTGACCCTACTCGGCATGGAATGGCTCCTATTTGACTGTCGGAGAAGCTTCGAGGATGGCGGCCATGGGGAAAGGGAGCCGGAAGTTCGTGACCCCTTTCCTTGCCGAGCGTCCTTCTACGAGATTGGGGGGCCATGGAAAGGCTGGCTTTTGAAGGCTCAATGACCCTGAAGTTTTTGGGACTGTCCTGTAACGACGGCCATCCATTTTTCCAGAGCTTCCACGCGAGCGTCGTAGCCTTGAACGCCTAAAAGCTTGGCTCCCTGCAAGTTGGGAAGCACTGCTTTGTACAGGGCGGCTAATTCCTTTTCCTGCGCAGCTACGGCTGCGACACCTTCACGAGCGGCCTTTTCCAAAATTGGCCGCAAAGTGTTCAAGGCTTCTTCCGGATTGGCGAAAGGTTTGCCGACCAAAGCTCGTGCTGCTTCGGCAGTGACGGGAATGAAGCCGTAGCCGGGAACAGCGGAACCTATCAGACCCCATAATCGTCCCTGACAAAGACCAAGGCCGCCTCGCTCCGCACGAAAATAATAATGAGATGGTGTAGCCAACAGGACGAGTGATCCCACGACGAGAATCACGGCAAGAATGGCGGATCCTTTGAAAAGGAGACTGCGGTTGATAGCGGATACCACGATGTGTTTGTCGCTTGAGCCCTGCATGGCCGTCCTCCGTGTTCTGAGTCTTACCACCGTGGAGAAAAGAAAAGCCGTAAACGGCAGCCAATCTAGTCAAGGGCGGGGGTCGAGTCAATCCCTTTGTCCCCCTGAAGGGCTCGGCGCACCGCCTCGGAGGCCATCTTTTCGCCATACCAGTCGATCTGCCGGCAGATACCTCGAATAATTTTCACTTCACGGGCCTGCAATCCAATACGGCTGAAAAATTGCCGAAGGCTTCGCATCCAGTAATCCGGGTTTTCCGGGTTCACGAAATGAATTTTGGCAAGGGTGTCTCGAAGGTGCGCATACATGGCTTCCAGCTCAAAACTTGTGGCTAACTTCGGCGTGAAGGTTTCCGGCGGATCTTCAGCCGCTCGAAAGATTTCATAGACCATGATCATGACGGCTTGAGCCAGATTTAAAGAAGCAAATTCCTTGGACGTGGGAATGGTCACCAAAGCGTGGCAGTATTTCAATTCCCGGTTGGCCAAGCCTCGGTTTTCCGGCCCGAAGAGCAAGGCTGTTTGATTCGTGCGACAGATGTCCACCACACGTCGGGCCATTTCCCGAGGATCCATGACGGTCCGCCTGTGGGAACCTGTTCTTGCCGTGGTGCCGATGATATATTGAAACGATGCTAAAGCTTCACCCAGATCGTCGTAGACTTCCATGTCGGCTACCACGTCTTCGGCGGCATGGGTGGCCATTTTAAGAATGCGTGAGAGGTCGCAATCGAGAGGATCGACGACGATCAAGCGGCGCAGTCCCATGTTTTTCGCCGCACGAGCCGCGGCTCCGATGTTTTCCGGAAAGTGAGGGCGATGAAGCACCACGGCGATGTTGTCTAAGGGAGTGCGGCTGGGCTTCATGGACGTGAAGCTGAGCTCCTTCAATAGGGTTTAAGGATCGAAAAAGGGTTTCATCAAACAGGGCGTCATTATAAGGTGTCGCGTCGAGGATGCAAGACAGTGTAGCTTGATCCAGCAGGGGGAAGCTCATGGGATCGGAAAAGGTTCGTGAATCCGTTATTGCGGGCACATGGTATCCCGGAAATCCGGAAAAGCTTCGCAAAAACATTGTGGAATATTTGTCGAAGGCATCGACGGCAAACATTTCCGGTCGACTGGTCGGGGTGGTGGCTCCGCACGCCGGTTATATGTATTCGGGGCCTGTGGCGGCTTACGCCTACAAACTCCTTGAAGGAAAACCGATCAAACGGGTTCTCATCATGGCGCCGAGCCATCGGGCCTACTTCAGCGGGGCCAGTGTGGACGATGCAGCGGGTTATCGCACCCCATTAGGCGTGGTCCCAGTGGATCGAGCCCTAGCCCAAAAGCTTACGGCCCATAAGGATCTCTTCTCCCATGTGCCGCAGGCTCACGCCCAGGAACATTCCCTGGAAATTCAACTACCTTTTTTACAAGTGGTCCTGCAAGACTTTCGCATGACCCCGGTTTTGATTGGTGACGTGACCCTGGAAGCATGCCGACGCTTGGCCCACGTTGTGGCCGAGGCGGTCGCCGACGATGATGTATTGTTGGTGGCGAGCACTGATCTCTCCCATTACTATCCGTACCAGGAAGCCAAGAAGCTGGATGCACGTGTCATCGAAAAAGTCGATCGCTTTGATCCGGAAGGGCTCTTTGAAGCGTTGCAAAAAAGGGAGTGTGAAGCCTGCGGGGGGGGGCCTCTGGTGACAACACTTCTTGCCGCTCGAGAACTAGGGGCCAACAAGGCACGCGTCCTCTACTATGCCAATTCCGGCGATGTGACGGGAGATGTTCGAGGGGTGGTGGGGTATATGGCAGCCGCCCTTTTCGATAACCCAGGAAAAGCGTTCAAGGAATTCCCTTCCGCTGATGCCTCTGAGAATGTCGACCAAGAGACGTTTTCCGAAGAAGAAAGAACTATTCTACGTCGTTTGGCATGGCAGGCGATAAATTGGAAACTGGGCCGGGATTCGGAACCTGTCTATAAAGGAACGGGCTCAAAGCTTTTAGAAAAACGAGGTGCTTTTGTCACTCTGCACAAGCACGGGACCCTTCGAGGATGTATCGGCTATGTGGAAGCTCATAAGCCATTGTGGCAAACGGTCAAAGAAGCGGCGGTGCAGGCGGCCTTTGCTGATCCTCGGTTTCCACCGGTGCGTGCCGATGAGCTGGAGGGTCTGGAATTGGAAATTTCTGCCCTAAGTCCCCTGGAACGCATCAAGGACCCTCTTGATTTTTCCGTGGGACGCCATGGTCTGGTGATTCGTAAAGGCTACCACAGCGGACTGCTGTTGCCTCAGGTTGCGGTGGAGCATGGCTGGACGAAAGAGCAGTTTCTGGACTGGACATGCAAAAAGGCCGGGCTTTCTCCAGGATGCTGGAAACATGGGGAGGCTGAGGTCTACCGGTTTTCGGCGGAAGTGTTTTAGAAAGGATTGAGCTCTCGCAGATGAGCTGTTGCAGTACGCCCGGATTGAACGGAGAGGGTAAGGCCTGAAAACAAGCCACCGTGACGAACACCACATGGTCGAAGAAACTTCGCGGGATCTAAGGATGGTGTCCTCAAAAGGAGTCGGGCGTGGGAGAAGTCATCGCTTTGGATGAAAAGCGCCGTCGCATGCGGGCTCGCCGCGCCTTTCATCTTTGGGAAAGGCGCTTTAACGCCGTCTTTCATGAAAGAACGTCGGTTCGGGATCTTTCCGATGCCGTCCTATCTGTTTTGATTCAGCCGGGTGAACAGGGTACCCGTTTGTTGCAGTCGGTCGTGGTGAGTCTTCTTACGGGCGAGGAGAATACGGATCTGGAGAGACTGACTCCTGCGCAGAAAATTTCGGTCATTGACCTGACTTTGTTCCTGGTGGATCAGATCCGGTTTGAATGCATGCGAAGGCTCGGGTGGGTGGAACCGGATCCTCGCTTGGAGATGCCTATTGTGGACCTGTTGGACCAGGTTGCCAAAGGGGATATATCCGGAACTCCGTCCACTCCCCCCATCTTGCCCTCCCACCCTCTTTATGCCGAATACCAAAAGACTTTCGCGGGGGACCAAGGTGCTTTCGTTCGAAAACTTATCCCTCGAGCCATTGAAGAATTCATTCGCCGCAGCCGGACCTAATCGTCCCATCGAACAGTTGTCAAAACGGCGGCGCCGACGACGAAAAACAGCAGAAGGGCAAGAATCGCGGGACGGGGAGTGCCGAAAAGATCCCGCAAAACCCCAAAAACAAAGGGCCCGAGGATCGCGGAAAATTTTCCTCCGATGGCAAAAAAACCAAAAAATTCAGCACTTTTTTCCTTTGGAATCAGGCGGCTGAAAAGGGAGCGGCTCAGCGATTGGCTGCCTCCCAAAATAAAGCCGACGACGGCGGCAAGAACCCAAAAATGCATGGCTGAGCGCATGCTGTAAGCGAAAAGCACAACGCCGCACCAGACGGTCAAACTGATGAGCAGTACTCGACGTGTGCCGAACTTTTCCGCAGCGCTCGCCAGCAAGGTGGCTCCTGGAAAAGCAATCCACTGCGTCATGAGGAAGGCTCCGGTCAGAGATGCCGTCGAAAGGCCTAGTTCCGTGGCTCCGTACACGGAGGCCATGGTGATGACGGTTTGGATTCCGTTGTTGTAGAAGAAATAGGCGATCACCATCGCCGCCGCGGGTCGGCGAGTCCACAAGTCTTTCCAGAGGGCTACCGCAGTGGAGATATTCGGCAGCAACATGGTCTCGGAAGACCCAGCCCCTTGCGCAGGGAGCCAGAAGGAACAGGGGAGGGTGAAAGCAGCCCACCATAGCCCCACGGTGACAAAGGCGAATCGGACGACTTGGTCGGTGTTTTCCAGCCCGATCCATCCAGGATGATAAAGCCATACCAAATGCACGGCCAACAAGAGGCCGCCGCCCACATAGCCGAAAGCGTACCCTAGACCGGAAAGCCAATCTTGTTGGGATGGAGTGGCGATATGGGGTAAGAAAGCATTGTAAAAGATTTCGCTAGCGGAAAAACAGGCGTAGGCGCCTATGAAAAAAAAGAGAGCCCGCCAGACGGTTCCCGGTCCTGTGGAAGCGAGAAACATTGTGGTTGCAGCTCCACAAAAAGCCAGTCCCAAGAAGAGCGTCTTACGCTTTCCGCGTATGTCCGCCCATCGGCCGATCCAAGGTGCTGCGACGGCGACACAGAAAAGTGACGTGGAGAGCGTGTAGCCCCACAGGGAGGAAGCCTGTGTGTGCCAATGAAAAAAACCTAGGTTGAGGGTCATGCCGTCGGAAGGCATGATCACTTTGGCAAAATAGACCGGAAAAAGAACGGCGAGAATGCTTGTGGCAAAGGTAGAATTGGCCCAATCGTAAAAACACCAAGCCCATTGCGCCTTGGTCTTGGGAAGCAGTCGCTCCATCGCCGTTTTCAAGGAAGCCCCCTATGCCCAAAGAGCGTTTCCATATGCTTTTGGCTTTAGAAGCCGCAAAAGTCCTGAGTCAGGGCAGGCGCCCACATTGGGACGAAGACTCCTATCTCCTGGGATCCATCATGCCGGACACCTTGTTCTATGATGTGCCCCATATGCGTCTTTCTCGATTGGGGCGGCGGCTTCATCGCATGCAAGGCGAAGCCGGCGCGCATGCCTGCCTTGAACAATTGTCTCGGGTCCCTTTCAACGACAGCGCTGCACGCTGGTGGCTTTTGGGCATGATGACCCATTTTCTTGCCGATGCCTTTTGGCACGGGTTGGTCAATCACTATAGCATGCCGCCCTTTTGGCCTTGCCGATACTACCGGCTCAAAGCCAGCTCTTGCCACTTTTGGCTGGAAAGCCAATTGGAAGCTCATTGGATTCCCCTTCTGGGGCCTCAGGACGGTTTCCGAAAAACCCTTCACCGTCTTCGTTTGTCTCTCTGGCGTCGGCATCCTGCGGCATCCTATTTCAGAGACTTTCTGAAAACCCTTTATGGGACCGCACCCTCTGAACAAGCCCTGAGGAAATGCCTTTTCTGGCAGGCGACCCTGCTGAGCCTTTTTTCAAATCCTCCGGGAGACGGTGTCCATGAGCGGCTTTTGCACAGCCGCTGGGGACGTCCTTTGGGAGCTCTGTTGGTGCCGAGAGCTTCTCGTCTTTCAGAACTCATGGAGATGGCCCCGGACCTTCCGGAATTCCATCTGGGATTGCATCCGTTTGATGGAAGGCTGCTCGCCAGATCAGTGGTGAGCATAACGGGGTTCCTTTGGGTCGTGCAGTCGTCGATCGTGAAGTCGTGAGGACCTAAGTTGTGAATCGGGAAGACGGGAAGTCGGCAATCGGGTAGGGGTGAGTGATGGAATGGGTAATCCAGAGGTTGAGCGGGGTTGGCTTGCCAAGTTGTGAAAAGGGGAAGGATCATGGGGTTTGGCCCCGCGTCTTGCAGGTTTGGAATGCTCAGTTTCATGAAGAATGAGTGTTGAAGGGACCACGTCCTCGCTATTCCCAAGGAGCGTGTCCGAGAACGAAATTTATTCTGAGCCCTTGTCCGAGAACTCGAACGAGCAGGGTCTTGAATGGCATTTCCAGGTAGGGGCGAGGCGCCGCCTCACCCCTACAAGCCTGAAACTCCGTTTTTTCTTTGAGGCGCGGGCCAAAGGCCCGAGCTTCCAGGAACCCATTGTCTGCCCTTGTTGCTGGATAGCCTTCTCGTCCCTGGGCTTCGGCTGCCTGACACCGTAGGACCCTAGGCATACAGCGTTTGAGTGGACTTGCAAGAAACGAGGCCTTTCATGAGATGAAAAAGTCAAGGCCTCCCTCAGTGTACGGCGTGGCTTTGCGCTCCAACGGCCTCCATAGGCGGAAAGCGCTCCGTCAAGCGATCCACCATGTCTTCAACGGCCTTAATGAACGGCGAAGTGGCATCGGGATCTTCCATAACGGGTTTTCCTTGGTCGCCCCCCGTGACTACCGCTGGATCAAAAGGCAGGGATCCCAAAAAAGTGACACCCATCAATTCCGCGGTCTTCTTTCCTCCACCCGTGCTGAAAATGGGAATGAACTGTTGGCAATGAGGGCAGTACAGCCCGGACATGTTTTCAACCAAACCGGCGATGTCCAGCTGAACTTTCTTGCAGAAGTTGATGGACTTTCGGACATCCGCCAATGCCACTTCCTGGGGAGTGGTGACAATGACCGCTTTGGCGTCGGGTAGAAGGCGCGCTATGCTTAAAGGCTCGTCCCCGGTACCCGGAGGGCAGTCCACCACGAGGAAATCCAAATCGTTCCAGGTGCAATCGCTGATGAATTGTTGAATGACACCATGTTTGAGCGGGCCGCGCCAAATAACGGCCGAATCCGTATCTTCCAGCATGGATTCGATGGAGACCACTTTGAGGTTGGGGCTGTATTCATGAGGAAGGATTTCCTGATCCTGGGACACTCGAAGCAGCCCGTGGAGTCCAAGCATTTTGGGAATGCTGGGTCCATGCAGGTCGATGTCCATCAAGCCCACTTGATACCCTTTTTTGGACAGAGCCAGTGCGATATAGACGGCGACACTGCTTTTGCCCACACCCCCCTTGCCGCTCATCACAATGATTTTGTTTTTAATTCGTGCCAGCTTACACGCCAGAATCTCGTCTTTGGAATGTTTCTTTCGACTTTCGCAGGTCGAACAAGATTTGCCTTCGCAGGTTCCCATCTCGTCTTCTCCTTGTATGCCGGATTCGGTAAAATCGGCGCTAAAGTAAAGGCAGGTTATGAAATTGTCAACGCACAGGTCGGATTCCTTGAAAACTAAAATGACAAGAAGGAGGTCGTGACATGTTGGAAAAAACCTTGGTGGAACAAACCAAACAAACGGCTGCCAAGCTGTTTTCTGGGCCGGTACGTCTCAAAGTTCCTTATGAACTCTGGAAGGAATTCGACCCTGGGCTGGCTCGAGATCTGTCTCTTTTCATCACCGGGAACATGTATTCTCGAACGGTTTTGAGCCTGCCGGAACGCCAAATGGTGGCGGTTGCGGCGCTGGCCGCCTTGCAAAAGCCGGACGAGCTGCGTCTTCATGTGCATGGAGCTTTGAACGTGGGCGTCAAGGCCCGGCATCTTGCCGAAACCATCTTTCAGGTCGGCGTTTATGCCGGGTTTCCGGCAGTGAACGCCGCCTTGGCCGTCCTGAAGGAAGTGCTTTTGGAGCGGGGGCAGTGGCCGCCTGAAAGGGAAGAACAGGCATAGAAAAGGATCCGCGACGAAACCCTTTTGAGGACTTTTACGGGCATAAGATCCGGGGCCATGTCAAGGTTGCATTTCTCGCGGGGATGACTAGTTTACAGCCCGTCGCTTGAATGTTTCGAACGCGCTGCATCACGTTTCGTTGGAGGAAGGCATCATGCCCATTTATGAATATCGATGTGAAAAGTGTGGGAACGAGTTTGAAAGTTTTATCTGGTCGGCTCAGGATCAAGAGGCTTTAGCATGTCCTCGGTGCGGATCCCGGGAAATCAAGAAACTACTCTCTTCCTTTGCCAGCAAGGGATCTCTTTCCAGCGTTTTGAGCAGCGGGTGCGGCACGGGCGGATTCAGTTGAGCAGGCTAGGGAGGGCCGATAGGGTATCGGTCGAGACAAAAAAAGGCTCCACATGGGCGAACCTCTTTAGGGAGGCAGGATTATGGAAAGAGATCTTTTATGGTTGGGTGGCGCAATTGTCCTTTGGGTCGTGCTTAATCGATGGATTTTACCCAAGCTGGGCATAAGTACATGAATGTCAAATTCCTGCGAGATCGGGTCGTCTCGCGCATCGAAGAACAAAAAAACCCATCCATAAAGCTTCAGGAGCGAAGTGGCATTCGATCTTTTTGATGCGGGCCGTCGCATGACCAGTCCCTCGAGGGCGAACCTGGATGTCCGCCCCCAAGTGATCCATGTGGAGGGGTGGATCCATGGGTCCGCCCCAGACGAGCCCAATTCACGTTAGTCGAAGGAACGTTTTTTGCGGCTCAGTTTTTTCAATCGCATGATCAGCGCCAGGGCGGCGAGGCACGCAACGATACCTCCTAACGTATAAATCAGGGGTCTCCAAAGGCGCTGCCAGGGGTAATCTCCGAGCAGCAGAATGGAATGCCAGAGACGAATGAAGATATTGGCCGGAGCTATATCTGTGTTGCTCGCCAAATCCAGCGTGGCCAGGGTGGTTTCGCCGGCTTTCAAATAGGCGCGTCCCAAGGATTGTCCCTTTTGAATGGGAGCAACCACCGCCGAGGGGAGATCCATAACCCACTGGACGTTTTGAGCTTTTTCTTTTCGCACCACAACCGGGTTTGTTTCTTTGAAAAAGAGGGAGACTTGAGGGGCGACCCCCTTCCAGACCTTGATGACCGCTGCCGGCTGATTAGGATTAGGCGGCGCAATGAAGGCGTAGAGACGATATCCGTAATTCAAAAGAGCCGAGGCTTCCTTTTCGCGAACGGCCGGACTGGGAGCTCCCATGACCACCGCCAATAATCGAAGTCCACCACGTTGCGCTGTGGCCATGAGATGGTAACCGGCATCGGCCACAAAGCCTGTCTTCAGCCCGTCGACGGAACTGTCCTTGCGCAACAAATGGTTTCGGTTGGGTTGTGTGATGTCATGGTAAGAGTATTCCGTCATGGAATGGAACCGCAGGCTCTGAGGAAATCGGCGCAGATAAGAGAGGGCCAATGTGGCCATATCCCGTGCCGTGGTCACCTGACCCGGAGCGGGCAGGCCATGAGGGTTGAGAAAGCGGCTGTGCTGCATTCCCAGTTCCTTGGCCTTTTGATTCATAGCGCCGACAAAAGCCTCCACGGACCCATAGAGGTGTTCCGCGACGGCCACGCATGCATCGTTTCCGGACACTACCGCAATACCCTTAAGCAGTTCCTCCAAGGGAATCTTGTTACCCAACTCCACAAACATCTTGGACCCGCCCGTCTGCCATGCCGTTTTGCTGATGTGGACCGGATCATTCAGTTTCACATCGCCTCTTTCCAAGGCTTCAAACACCAAATAAAGGGTGAGGACCTTCGTAAAGGAAGCCGGCGCAATGGGAGCATCCGGATTTTGTTCGAAGAGGGTTTCCCCATGCGTGACGTCCACAAGCATGGCCGACGTGGCATTGACGGCCAAAGGGATTTCTCCCGTACTCCACGCCGCTCCTGCGCCTAGGTTCAAAAAGAGCAAGCCCAAGACCCCAATGAAAAGCCCCTTTTGCAGGGGCTGACACCATCCGCCGCCTTTTTGCCTCATGAGCCTTGTGTCCTCCTAAAAAGTGAACCAACGATGCCCCTCAGGACACCGTCGCTTTTGGCCCACACCGTTTTCGAGTCCCGACACTCTTAGCAGCCCGTAACGTCAAATTCAAGGGTAAGGCCGCAAGATTTCTTTTCGAAAGTCTTGAACACTTTTTGAATTTACGGTGCCCAAAGGGCGGCATACCATAAAGACGACCCACGCAAACAAGATGTTCACGTGGGCCGAAACGGGATGCATCAAAGGTGAAAAATGCCGCGCCGGGGCGATGGCTTACAGGCGAGGTTGCCAGCTTTCTATTTCGGTATATTCCGATACCGAGGGCTCTTTGGATTTTTGTTCCAGCTTGTTGAGGGCATTGATGAAGGCCTTGGCGCTGGCCATGACTATGTCTGTGGCGAGGCCACGACCCTGCACGGCTTGGCCGTCTTCTTCCAAATGCACATGGACCTCGCCCAAGGCATCGGTTCCCGAGGTGACGGCACGGACTTCGTAACGAACGAGTTTTGGAAATCGGTGCGTCATTTTGCAGATGGTCTTAAAGGCGGCATCCACGGGTCCTTGACCGAATCCTGCGTCTTGTAACACTTGGCCGTCGATTTCCAATTGCACGGTGGCATTGGGAACGGAGATGGATCCAGCGGAAACATTGAGGTAAAGCAGCTTATACCTTTGAGGTGGAGCCAGAATGGTTTCATCCAAAAGGTTTTCCAAATCGGAGGCAAAGAAGTGTTCCTTGCGTTCGGCCAATTGCCGATAAGCCTCGTAACATTGCCGAAGGGCCTCGTCATCGACGGAAACAGCCATGCGCTGAAGCTGGGCTCGAAAAGCCTCAAAAGCCATGTCTTTGGAAAGAGGTTGGGCTTCGAGGTCCAGTCCGAACTGATGAGGATCCATGATCTGATACGGGGGTTGCGTGGATGCGTCACCCAATTGAGGCACAGTGGCTTCGTACACGAAGGCGTTGGATCCCACCACCGGTTTGTGGACCTGAAGACTGATGCCCGTCAAGCGTTTGACAAGGCGGCATGTGGCCCCGATCTGGGTCGTGTCCAAAGAAAGGTCCGAATCAAAAAGATCGTGGCGTGTCTTGAGAGCGGCTACCAACTCCTCCAAGGCCGTATTCCCGGCACGCTCTCCGATGCCGTTCACAGTCACATGAACTTGGGCGGCTCCCGCAGCGATAGCCGCCAGAGAATTGGCTACGGCCAGACCCAAATCGTTGTGGCAGTGAACACTCAAGGTCACACCAGGGGCCTCTTTCAAGGCCGCTTTGAGAGCTCGAAAGAGATTGTCGATTTCAAAGGGGGTGGCATATCCCACGGTGTCGGCAACATTGATCACCGTCGCTCCCGCTTCAGCCACCGCCCGAGCCATGGCGATCACATCCTCTTTGGAAGCTCGAAAGGCGTCCACCAGAGAAAATTCCACATCCTCACATCGCTCTTTGGCTAGACGCACGGCTTTTTGTGCCAGATTCAATGTTTCGGGAAAATCCTTTTTAAGGAAATGCTTTCGATAGAAAGGGGAGACCGGCACAAAGGTATGCAAGCGAGGTCGTGCACAGGGCGCCAAGGCACGCATGGCCACATCAAAATCCGTGGGGTTGGTGGCTCGAGCCAACGCGGCAATGATTGGGCCGGTAACCGTTTGTGCCACCTTGTGCACCGCTTCAAACTGAGCCTCTGAAGCCGCAGGAAAGCCGGCTTCAATGACATCCACGCCCAATCGTGCCAATTGAAGGGCCAGACGAAGCTTTTCAGGAACGGTGAGCATGGTGCCGGGCGATTTTTCTCCATCGCGCAAGGTGGTGTCAAACAGGCGAATGGCGGGCATGGGGTTCCTCCTCATGACATGGTGGGTGTCATCCTCGAGCGGGTCCTTCGTTTTTAAGCATCAAGCGATACTGACAGCCCCATCACCTTTTTGTCAACATGTTTACGAGATTTCGGTTGCATTTGAAAATTTTGTGTGTATAGT includes:
- a CDS encoding diguanylate cyclase, with the translated sequence MRILVADDDSTTRKMVAAMLTKWGYHVVAVNSGDAAWDVLKNEDAPRLAVLDWVMPGMDGVDICRKVRETVPKDRYLYLILLTAKTSRQEIISGLEAGADDYMIKPFDPSELQVRVGIGRRIISLQEELVAAREALRFQATRDPLTGIYNRRAAYQRLLEELERAGRDNKPVSVLMVDLDHFKKINDTYGHLVGDQVLKETVARIQSVIRSYDVVGRFGGEEFMVVLPNADTDIAVRVGERIRAAVSSRPIVANDQISISVTLSAGVASLGVSGASADALIQSADEALYLAKRTGRNRVCSAGDPFAAVCA
- a CDS encoding RNA methyltransferase; translation: MKPSRTPLDNIAVVLHRPHFPENIGAAARAAKNMGLRRLIVVDPLDCDLSRILKMATHAAEDVVADMEVYDDLGEALASFQYIIGTTARTGSHRRTVMDPREMARRVVDICRTNQTALLFGPENRGLANRELKYCHALVTIPTSKEFASLNLAQAVMIMVYEIFRAAEDPPETFTPKLATSFELEAMYAHLRDTLAKIHFVNPENPDYWMRSLRQFFSRIGLQAREVKIIRGICRQIDWYGEKMASEAVRRALQGDKGIDSTPALD
- the amrB gene encoding AmmeMemoRadiSam system protein B, encoding MGSEKVRESVIAGTWYPGNPEKLRKNIVEYLSKASTANISGRLVGVVAPHAGYMYSGPVAAYAYKLLEGKPIKRVLIMAPSHRAYFSGASVDDAAGYRTPLGVVPVDRALAQKLTAHKDLFSHVPQAHAQEHSLEIQLPFLQVVLQDFRMTPVLIGDVTLEACRRLAHVVAEAVADDDVLLVASTDLSHYYPYQEAKKLDARVIEKVDRFDPEGLFEALQKRECEACGGGPLVTTLLAARELGANKARVLYYANSGDVTGDVRGVVGYMAAALFDNPGKAFKEFPSADASENVDQETFSEEERTILRRLAWQAINWKLGRDSEPVYKGTGSKLLEKRGAFVTLHKHGTLRGCIGYVEAHKPLWQTVKEAAVQAAFADPRFPPVRADELEGLELEISALSPLERIKDPLDFSVGRHGLVIRKGYHSGLLLPQVAVEHGWTKEQFLDWTCKKAGLSPGCWKHGEAEVYRFSAEVF
- a CDS encoding MFS transporter — translated: MKTAMERLLPKTKAQWAWCFYDWANSTFATSILAVLFPVYFAKVIMPSDGMTLNLGFFHWHTQASSLWGYTLSTSLFCVAVAAPWIGRWADIRGKRKTLFLGLAFCGAATTMFLASTGPGTVWRALFFFIGAYACFSASEIFYNAFLPHIATPSQQDWLSGLGYAFGYVGGGLLLAVHLVWLYHPGWIGLENTDQVVRFAFVTVGLWWAAFTLPCSFWLPAQGAGSSETMLLPNISTAVALWKDLWTRRPAAAMVIAYFFYNNGIQTVITMASVYGATELGLSTASLTGAFLMTQWIAFPGATLLASAAEKFGTRRVLLISLTVWCGVVLFAYSMRSAMHFWVLAAVVGFILGGSQSLSRSLFSRLIPKEKSAEFFGFFAIGGKFSAILGPFVFGVLRDLFGTPRPAILALLLFFVVGAAVLTTVRWDD
- a CDS encoding zinc dependent phospholipase C family protein; this translates as MPKERFHMLLALEAAKVLSQGRRPHWDEDSYLLGSIMPDTLFYDVPHMRLSRLGRRLHRMQGEAGAHACLEQLSRVPFNDSAARWWLLGMMTHFLADAFWHGLVNHYSMPPFWPCRYYRLKASSCHFWLESQLEAHWIPLLGPQDGFRKTLHRLRLSLWRRHPAASYFRDFLKTLYGTAPSEQALRKCLFWQATLLSLFSNPPGDGVHERLLHSRWGRPLGALLVPRASRLSELMEMAPDLPEFHLGLHPFDGRLLARSVVSITGFLWVVQSSIVKS
- a CDS encoding Mrp/NBP35 family ATP-binding protein, whose translation is MGTCEGKSCSTCESRKKHSKDEILACKLARIKNKIIVMSGKGGVGKSSVAVYIALALSKKGYQVGLMDIDLHGPSIPKMLGLHGLLRVSQDQEILPHEYSPNLKVVSIESMLEDTDSAVIWRGPLKHGVIQQFISDCTWNDLDFLVVDCPPGTGDEPLSIARLLPDAKAVIVTTPQEVALADVRKSINFCKKVQLDIAGLVENMSGLYCPHCQQFIPIFSTGGGKKTAELMGVTFLGSLPFDPAVVTGGDQGKPVMEDPDATSPFIKAVEDMVDRLTERFPPMEAVGAQSHAVH